The Ciona intestinalis chromosome 9, KH, whole genome shotgun sequence genome contains the following window.
TAAagatttacattaaaacataaagagTTAGCTTTTCCTCAGTAAAGTTAAAGTAttgatttttaatgtatgttgTGGGCCAACATggttttaaaagattaattgGTACAGAAACAAGTTAGGCACtgaatgtatttgttttgtgcaaACACAGAGAAAAATACATGATATATCCATAACTGCATACAATTGaggttaaatgtattttaaattcaagtaTGTATGTGTTTGACCATGAATGTATAAGCTTTAGCTTTTTATTAATAGTCCTACCTCTTTGCAACTTAACAGAAAGTAGTTTTCAGTACAAAAATCAAGGAAAGCTTTACCGAAAGCAAAGAGagcatatatgtttaaaattgctgaattttattacatatcaATCAACATGaccaaaagtgtttttaatgttACAATTATTAACTAATATGACAataatactgtttaaaaacctTAATTTGAAActtactataaaaaaaaaacagattttttatatgaattaaaCCACTTTTTTCAGACCtcacttaatttaaaacgtcttattgaaaaaaagcatatttttataaactaaaccAAGTTAAATCACTTTTTTCAGACCTCGCCCAGTTCAAATACTCACAAGCGTAGGAGCTCATGCTCAACGATATATATTGATGACAGCACTGTCAGTCAACCAAACATTAAAGCGTCAATAAAATGGTTTGTTCAACTTaacaattgtgttttataGTGAAAATGAtgtgtttactgttttatattattaaatgcattttaacatttatgttttatgaaattattttctaagctgttttttaaaaaggtgCAATActaaaaatgctagaattgagtTTTTGACAATGTACAGATtctacagttttaatttaattttaaaagtgatGTTTTTACtattctaaatatatatatatttattattttctgatattattttctattttctgagctgctgttaaaaaaatatatacaatattaaaaatgctaGAATGGAGTTCTTGATATCTATAGTTTCAATTCTGATTTACTTTTAACTAATAATATGTTATGTGTAATCACAAAGTGGAATACTGACAGTGTAAAATAATTCTTGACAAAAAGTTATTCAAAGTTTAAATAGTAGCTGCctgtatcacatttcatcatttagttaaaaacgCTTTaagactgtacattttgagattcaattatgttttgcagtttGTTTGTGTGTAAtacattaattatttagttatttgtataaaatagtGCAGTATATTCTACACAAAGATATTGATAACCAGTGGagataaattacttttatgtaatatctattttatgtaatatatatatagttttactaatatatatatatatattagtatactaaaaacatattattttgcttttactAAAGCCTATTCTAACAGCCTAGCAGCATAATATATTGCTGTATTACATTCAAAAATATGGGCTCATTTAATTTGCAATTGTACTTACAATAGTAAAACAGCATAATATATTGTAGTattacattcaaaaaatagGCTTATTCAATTTGTATTcagaaatgtaaaacaattagaattgtaaaactgcatattatattgttgtattaCAATAACAACTACGGgctttttttcaatttgcaTTTGTTGTTAGAATAGTAAACATGTAAAATTAAAGCAGAAGTTTTCCAACATTGGTTTTGTTGACACACATACTGCCCGTGTGAGTCTAGTCAGTCTACCACTCCCAAAAATCAACATGAACTGTGTTATAAATCCATAAATGTTCGCTAAACATTGCAAACAATATTGTATTATAGCAACAGCTAAAATCAATATTCACATCTTGGTGTGTATGGTATTTTACATGCATTGTAGGGAATAGCTTAATTATGTGTTTAACACATTggcaaaaaatgtatatattatatatattatatatatatatatatatatatatatgttattttattgaaatatttataggCTAAAACTAGTCATGGGCTAATAAAGACAAAATTCagaaactttaatttttctctcttagtaataaaaaatatttattatgcaTTGATGCTAAAAAAAGATTGTAGGATTTCtatgattatttaaaatgttattcgaaaattttgtcttttttttgctgtttttggGGGGGCAAAGAAACACTTATGCGATCAGTTACGAGCTGtgcaaattatcagccacacataaaaaaagaaaaaatcccaaaaaaaataatcacctacaaagtaacatacttggtaacccgtaaacgggtacgaggtgtatgaaacagaacacccgtgttttacaaaatatacttttgcgaacgctaatgggttgttcaaattatcagccacacataacaaaaaagaaaaaatccccaaaaaatattcacccacaaagtaacatacttggtaactcgtaaactgacatgaggtgtatgaaacataacacctgtgtttaacgactgtcgttttccaaccACGCGAgagtaaagttacattcattcctaataaatcaaatgtttattaaacagtGTTGCATTAGCTGTGTTTTATCACATCAAGCACAGAGGAGAGGAACATAAAGAGACTCCAGATATTTTTGATGAAAAGCTGTATCCTTTAAcagtaagtttgtttaaattgcattggtttaatatttttccaagTATActaggatgggggaagttgggacaatgttttaaactttttttttctcgtcccttttggtagtaaacaaggaacattcaaagaattataaaaccgtatcctcacgactcccatagaccgttgttaattgtttaaaacatgatcaggatatttggacattgtgtgctaaaggtgtcttgtcTTCCCCCATCATACTATATAGGTATTTGAattaaacaatgtatataatGCTATGTTTTGTaagcttttttattaatgGGTTTCTCCCCTTGCAACTTAACAGTAACCAGAAGTTTTTAGCGGAAAAAAACCTTCTCGGAAAGCGAAGAGAGCATATCTGTTTATTGCTGACTTTTAttacctgtcaatcaacatgaaacaatcaatttatttacactgtaataaaataatttttattttaagcattttGCAATAGGGTGGTGAAGGGCATTAGGAATatctttaaaacatgtttttatataaaatattttaacacattttttggGGGAAATTCATGATTTTTTCGATAACTATTTTTCATTGATTATATCAATTATGAATgttgcaaataaaacattagtttttacggCTAGGGCCTCGGCAAGATTTCATCAGGCTATGTAATGCAACAATTCGCACAAAcgaaaaattttgaaattttagtgtgactgtacacagtatctggcGTGCGAATTCGTACGCGAAGTTgtatgcaaacccgtgtccaattccgcatgcggcagcaaaatccggacaaaacggaTGAATTCcgaatactgtgtacagccacctttaatcatgttttgtattttttttgtaaaattcctGAACGTGAactgaatgcaacttattttatcctcgcgtggcgggaaaacgacagtcgcctaacatgggtgacctgtttcaaacacctcatgccagcttacaagttaccacatatgcaacCTGTTTATCttcgtggccggaaaacggcagttgcctaacatgggtgacctgtttcaaacacctcatgccagcttacaagttaccacatatgcaacCTGTTTATCTTCGtggccgggaaacgacagtcattataacacgggtgtctatttcatacacctcgtgccacctTAACCTCGCAATTATGTATGTGATTTAATTGAAATTATCCTTTTTTTAGAAAGAACCTGTCCCGCATAACTATGGTAGTGTTGAACCTGATCATCGACAGATTTACAGATTTATTCGGACATTGTTCAGTGCAGCTCAATTGGCCGCAGAATGTTCAATTGTAACTCTTGTAAGTAattgtatgtatagtagggtggggaaagatgggacactttttcattccattttctcgtcccatttggtagtaaacaaagaatatttaaagaattataaaaccgtttcttaacgactcccataggctgttgttaattgtttaaaactcaatcGGGAtttttggatgttatgtgctaaaagtatcccatctccccccaccctactatattataagttCAGTgatgaaaaattttaaaaattattccgCTGGATGCAGGCACACCAAATTTATaactacatttatttttaatatttttagtttttttaattttttcattttctgaaaaagtattatttttcGGTTACCGCCCAAAAAGTTTATAATGAAATGAGAAAACCAAAAATtagtaatgaaaaaaatcatatttattctGCTGGAAGCAGGCACCCCAAATTTCTTCCTATTTTGGGTTAAATAAttcttgatttaaaaaattgtgattttttgaaagaaatttattttcggTGACCGCCCAAAAATATAGGTTTTTGCTGCATCGAGTTAAACCATGTTGTTTCAGATTTATGTGGAAAGATTACTCACATATGCTGAAATACAGATTTGCCCTGCCAACTGGAAACGAATTTTGTTAGGTATGAAATTGCATATaacttcatatttatttattgtattaaaaaacacaaaattcagacttttccaaaaaaaaacagaaattaagaaaaaaaaaaaatttaatttatttaaaaaaattcaaaaacttaTGTCCgaacgtgttttttttttgacgCTGCGCATTTGGCTAACAATTTGACCAAGCACCAAGCCTTGTGctattgttatattttcacCTGCGAGagcaaaattattaaaaataaaaaagtaaaagcaaGCCCGAGCTTTTACAATTTTAGTACATCCCAATGAATCTCTTTAACCGAATTTATTTCGCATGATAATTTCTCATTTACTATGAAGTCAGTGCAAAATAACAATtgctgtaattttttaaaccaacatttttCTTGGTTGTACCATGTTTAATATGATCTtaacgcacacttttgtttctattagaagtttaacttaataataattaaacatagatGGCTCATTTGTCTGCTatgtgtagcgaccacgcttattttctttcaataaaagtaaatatgttttaactgcaagcgtgttttaacaactgttgttttgtcgctatttcctgtcttttcgtttaaaattttttaaatcttcgctaccgtattcgaggagacaaataaaagtaatattattattaattgaaCCGGTCTAAACGAATAACACAGGTGCCATCTTACTTGCTTCCAAAGTATGGGATGATCAGGCTGTATGGAATGTGGATTATTGTCAAATTATGAAAGATATTTCTGTTGAAGATATGTGAGTATTTATCATGTCCcacgccgtagcacagttggttagcgctcctacctctaacccaaaggtaatgggttcaaggctcttcgctgctaccatagtGTGCGTATATGTCCAACCTAGtgacactaatgggttgtccaattatcggccacacataaaaaatcgcgaaaaataatcacccacaaagtaacattttttttataacacaggtgttctgtttcatacaccttcgTATGTCACTTTGtgtgtgaatatttttgttgattttttttatttagttttttaaatgtatggcTATCAAATTAGACCATAAggtaccactgggttggagcaactgctaTATCCTAACCAAtaacacacgcccacaatggtagcaacgccAAGTCTTGAATCCATAATCTAACCTATTGTGCAATGCTGCTTTCCGACTGTTGTTATGAAATATaactcgttttttttaatatatttttacacctATGTACCCATTACTTGGGTTGTCGCATATAGGATTAATGGGACCCAGTCATTAAATACAGttatctttttctttttttgaaatGATATTATTATCTCgtcgtggtatagtggttagcgcgcctgcctgtaacNNNNNNNNNNNNNNNNNNNNNNNNNNNNNNNNNNNNNNNNNNNNNNNNNNtcgtaagctggcgcgaggtgtataaacacctgtgtgataacgactgtcgttttccggccacgcgaggataaagtaagttacattcatacgttacattcatatttttttgttttttttttacatcagGAATGCAATGGAACGACAGTTTTTGGAGCTGCttaatttcaatataaatgtCCCAAGCAGTGTTTACGCAAAGTATTACTTTGACCTGCGTTCGTTGGCTGATTCAAACAATTTATCCTTTCCTTGTGAACCACTGAGCAAAGAGCGAGCGCGGAAACTAgaagtttgtttttcttatatCTGTATctatattattttgaattcTAAACGATTGCTACTTAAtataataagattttttttttatgcgaAGCTGATtgattgattttaattttttataaaaaattttacacTAGTTAAGCCGCTAAAAGATTACTTACAATTTGTTACAATATGCCTGATGGCAGATTTTCTGGGCCAATCCTGTTCTAAATCTTAGGACCCATAGCGAGCTACACTGCGGGACCTAACCCACATAaagtatgttggggtaatgggccaattctggcctaaattccaggacccatggcgtgccacactGCGGACCTCAATTAGATAGAATAAAACCCCTGATAGCAGAcgtaataacaaaaatttttttttttcgacaGGCAACATCCAATTCGTGTCAAAACAAATTCCGTGACACTAATCCCACAATCCGTCGATCGCACAGTGCTGATCAATTAACCAACacacttaacaacagtatTGTGATTTCTTAGCAGGAAAAATCACACGTGGGGTATTTATGAAGCACCACATACTCGGAAAGTAAGTTCAAATTTTTCTAACTAGATAAAAGTTCTTTCGAAAAAATTTGCCAAATTTATGGTAAATTTAATTCATGTTTGAAGTGAATGAAATATCATATGTCTTTTCTGTAATATTCTGAAATGATTTTGAACTATAAAAGAATTCGTGTTT
Protein-coding sequences here:
- the LOC100182728 gene encoding cyclin-Y-like protein 1, with protein sequence MGNKHCSCISSSSSSKTSKSKQKHHGNLQNSHGHAHVTPSDGNASTLQHISDREQLDDVEIPTPSDHPKVKTIFLDKSNSESQDKRLSVHNSTSPSSNTHKRRSSCSTIYIDDSTVSQPNIKASIKCVALAVFYHIKHRGEEHKETPDIFDEKLYPLTKEPVPHNYGSVEPDHRQIYRFIRTLFSAAQLAAECSIVTLIYVERLLTYAEIQICPANWKRILLGAILLASKVWDDQAVWNVDYCQIMKDISVEDMNAMERQFLELLNFNINVPSSVYAKYYFDLRSLADSNNLSFPCEPLSKERARKLEATSNSCQNKFRDTNPTIRRSHSADQLTNTLNNSIVIS